CATTACTCACGCTTCCTCCGGCGCCCTGGCTACATGGTTCATGAGGGGGACTCCTGTTGCCACTGGATGCCTTCTTGCATTGCTTTGTCTCTTCTTGCTCCTCACACCAAGGAAAATGGATAAAAGCAACATGCATGCCCCTACTCCAACCAGCACCATAGCCACTACTGAAGGTTTCGAGCTGCCTTTGTCTTCCCCATCACCGTCTGGCCCTCCAGTGGTGTTGCTTGGCGGTGTAGGGGAGCCGCCTGAGTCCTCTCCATCCGTCGGTATCACAGTCCACACAATCATGACGATACCCAGGGCGATGAGTCCCACTCCAAGTGCGCACAGGGCATAGTGAGCGCCTGAACCAGTGCCCTCTGAGCTGGAGGATCTGTTGGGACGGTTGTTGTCACCGCATAAACCCCGACTGGAACACATCCCTGCAGGACAAACTGAGAAAGAGGATCACCAATAGAGTGAGAATAAATTAGAGATACAGAGATGTTAACTGTAAGGCTGTCATactacaataataaaaatgaattgtaatCCTATTCAGCACACCTGTCTCACTTAACTGCTTGTTATGCAAACTCATGTGGTGAACAGGGAGCTGTTTTTTCCTGATTTGTGCCTCtttgaaaaagttttaaattaCAATTGTTAAAGCAAAATACTGTTTACGTTCATAACCAGCTACCAGCTAAGGCCTGAATGGAGGGTTGTGGAAGTTCTGGCAGGCACAGAAGTAGATTAACAGTCACATGTAGTGCTGCAACTAACCATCTTTTTCATTATTGAATATgcctattatttatttaattaatatatatgtggTTTTCTTTATAAATTGTCAGTAATATGCAGATCACAGTTTTCCAGAGCCCAATgtaacatcttcaaatgtcCTTTTCTTGTTTAATAAACATTCCAACACCATCAACCacatattactattactactacttttactaagaGCCCTTCTCTAACACTACACTGTCATATGTAGTttgcactttgtaaactctgtttctaaaggtgctatataaatacagttattattattattattattattattattattattatatctttatACATGTCAAGTAAAGCCAAGCCTAAAAACATcaatttgtgttatttacaaatatataatgaGATTGCTACATTTTTGAGTAACAGGAATGAGAGAGCAGGTTGACAAGAAAACAGGTTTAACTAAAACAAGTGCATTAGTAGCTCCACACGTGTCTGAACATGACAAAACGAGAGACATCAGATCTTTTGATTGAGGGTATGACTCACACTCAAAAAATGGAGTGACAAAACATGTCTTTGGTATGTTGGTATAATGATATATTACTTAACATTCATTATGATGTATACAGTTAAACACAATGGAACCGAATGGAACTTGTAAAAATAGATAAGAAAGGTAGCATAATTGTTGTAACTTTAGTTGTACTGTAAGAGTTCATGTTATTGTGGCTCTCTACCTGTAACATATACACATGCTTCGTTGGGTACATCCAACTAGGGCTTTCTTCAGAAATCTTTGCAATAAAACAGTGgactttatcattttttgttattgtcaaccTTTAAAGCAAAGGATCATCTTTACCCTCCATTACCTCAGTGAGTAATTTTTCCACTCAAATTGTTCAATTAAAAAACTTTTTAGATGGCTGACAAGCAGCTAGTatttctcaacattttttttttaaatgataaaaaaaatacacagactCTCTAATGTAGCAGAATATGATTTTGGGAGGTACTCCTGAAAAAGATTGCAGATTGCCTCTTCTACTACTGCCTCAACCGATGTGCATTGTGTGATGACTGTTAATTACACTAAATGGGTGTGTTTGGAAACATGTTCAAACATGGAAACGTATTCAAATACTGACCTGCAGGAAGTACAAAAAACGTAGAACAGGTTAGCGATAATGTTCTTGTTGTACTGCAGTGTTCATAAAATGCTACATTAGTACTAAAGGTGCTGATGGGCACCAAGTAAATGGCAAGCCTTTAGACCACtaaaaattcaaacaaacactttatcTTTAGCAAGGTAGGCTGGATCCATATTCATGCTGTTTAAACAGTATTTGGGGTTGGCGCTTAGGGAAAGCAGTGAAGAAGAGATTGGTTTTGAGGCAATTTTGGAAAATCGGGAGGAACACAGAGTCTCTATTGTCTTGTGAAAGGGAATTCCAGAGCATGGGAACTGCCCTGGAGAAGGCTTGTGAGGATGGTGAGGTGAGGACAAGGACAGGTAGGCAAGTCTTCAGCACGTTAGTGGGTCGAGGGAGCTGGTGTGAACAAAGGGAGGAGGTATGCATTTCCTAATTCTGTAATCTGGCAATTTCTTGgtccaaaataaataactttaatctACTGTACATCATGAATTTAAGTGAGTCCACCAGTTTCTTGCATCCATCATTAATAAGCCACCACATGCTGCACTATTCTCAGGACAGGTTTGACACAGATGAActgatgatttatgatttaaagGGCAAAATATTTTACGCATGTCATTAATGTGCTAAATGCAAATGAAAGTCCAACCCTTCGTTTAAAGCACGCCCTGCAATTAAGTTTCTGTCTTCTTGTTCTGACTAAGAAATGATGGGATGGGCAGGGAGGGCTGAACAATGCTAATAAAGTGGTCCTGCATGCTCTGTACGCACGATTCAAAGAGTCTGGGAGAGCAGATGACTGGTATCGGGTGATCAATAATTGATTATCTCTTTTATCATGATGTGATCAGTGGGATATGCTATTGATACACCATCACCAGTATCACAGTGCATTTGAATTGATACTGAGGCCGTTTTTTTGGCCCACAGATTTTATTTAACAAGATGAAAAACAGTTGAATCTGTAATGTATGTCTCATTATATGCATCAATATCAAATGCACTGACCTATGTTGTAATTCTATTATGTTGTTAATTCTGTACAGGTGGcatctattgcacttctgtccatcctgggagatggatccctcctctgttgctcccTAAGGttgattccattttttttcttcgtttttCCTCTTCGATACaagggtcctgggacagaggatgtagtgtgtatttcttattttgaagCCCGCTGAGGCAGATTTGTGACTCTTGATTTTggactatacaaaataaattgaattgaagtgaattgaaaaaaaaatatatatatatattatgggTCAAGAAATATGGTTGACATATGGCTCTCGCTCGTTTCCTTCTGGTTtcgttgttgtctgttctcacaCTCTTAGCTCTGCCAGGAAGCTTGAAGACCCTGTTgcactggagagcatttatgctgttgttcgtttacagtttctatgtgaacttcacaatagttgtgcagaacaaactAATCACCGATAAGATAAGGAAAGTCCCTCGTTTTGTGTCAATTGCCCTCCTCAAAGTCGCAAACCGTGACTTCAAACATTTGCTCCTTGGGCTGATAATGTCGCTGGACTTGCCGCTCATTATTCACTCTAATAACAGCTTGCTTCCTAGGCATGTAGGCAGTAGTAGCATTATGAAATGCAGAATTCAACTGCACAACAGCTGTTAGTATAGACAACAAGATcagtttgttttgatgtttgttttcttcctgcaGAGTTACGCATAAGGGAAGTATACCTTGTGACTGCTAAGACCCAATCAAAGTAGCAAACACAGGTGTTTACGTCATTGTTTTCAAAGGTCTCCGTGCCTGTCCACACTAGGATGCAACCCCGGAGTTTTCAAACTAACACTGCGACGGTAGCAATTTCAAACGCCCccctttttgggggttttaaaaCTCTGGAGTAGTGTGGACAAAAGGCATAAAAATAGCAAAAGATATGTGCTTTAAACGGAAACGTAGTAGTGAGGATGTAGCCTTAGCAATTTCATGTACACTGTATTtggcttagtgtgtgtgtgtgtgtgtgtgtgtgtgtgtgtgtgtgtgtgtgtgtgtgtgtgtgtgtgtgtgtgtgtgtgtgtgtgtcctacttCCTACCCCTTACTCGGACCACAATCATCTCGGTACTCTGCGTTAATTTAttacaacacacatttaaagttcatcactgcatcttgcacggttgcaactgtccacagacagacaaacatacaaacacctTGCAAACTAATTAAAACCCCCTCTGTGGTAGTTCTCACTACTGTAGTCGTCTCCAGGACCAATTATCATgatgacacacagacagactaaCACGCTAAAAATAATACCACACCCACATTAAACACAACTTCTTAGTCAATGTCATTATACAATTCTGCTACCATTAAATCACGGCGGGCCACAGAGTTTTTAGTGCCACATTTACGCCTAGCCTTCTGTGACTTTAGGTAAAAATTATTTCAATCatacagattttaaatgtgtgaggaaaaaaaaggagcactGCTATTGGATCAGAATTGGTATATAGAACCCCTCATATAATGTATTACCATCTTATCAAGGCTAAATATGGCTACAGTTTGGTATCACTGTGATTTTATCAGTTTGCATTGCTGACATTCTGTGTCATTAAATGCACCAGTATATTGTTGTGCATTAACACACAATTATAGAGCAGTTTGTTGTGCATGTTACAAGCTGGACGGTGTGCATGGGTGTGTCCTGTTCAACATCAGGACATTCCCAACATTAAAAAGAACAGTCCCTCCTATAATGATAACAGGCCTACTAACTGCTTCAATAAGGAAAACTGTTTGGGGAATAATAACTTCTAAAACATTCAACTTTTACTGGGCAAGTAACGCATTTAATCAAGCTGccagttattttgttgtttgtaaagTATGCACGTCCCCTCACAGGAGCTacactaaaaacacaacttatCTGGACACAGAGAGTTCATAAAGACAGATATGCGACCCAACTACAAGCCCCTGTTAATTTGATAATGAGCAAAACGTGTCGAAGGTGATCAGGAAGAGGCCTTACCTTTCTCCGCTCAGCGCTCAAGGACTTCCCTCTTCACCTGAATCTCGCAGGTGTTTCCAAAAGATCACagggaaaaagaggaagaagacataAACGCAACGACTGACAACTGATATTCGTTTTTAAAAATCacgatgttttttttttatataaacttATATACAACGTTTACCACCACAGCTGATGTTAAAGAGAAACTTTTGGCAAATTCCGGGCGGAGTGAAACCTCCCCTCTCCTTGTTGTAAAGCGTGTTAGTGACTCGTTTTCCGCATGGTCCTAGCGCCGCTCAGGTAACTTCTGCTGGGGATAATTTGGTGGACAAGAAAGGAGGACACACCCGGAAATAGATTATTTAATGGGTTTAaatttattgatataataaaataaaacatggtaatgtttaagttttaaataaaaaatgattattgtgGCTGATGactattttctacatttttatgtttagtgTACGAAACACCAAAAGTATTCCAGAACCCAGGAGGGCttctctgcttgttttgtttgactcaCGATCTAAATTTACACACCAAAATATTCAGCTTTCTGAAGTCATATTTGGATCTTTTTGCTTGAAAACTGAGTTAAACTATGAATCATTTCAGCTCCAATGATTATTGTTAAGAtataattaaagcaaaaataaaggTATCCTTAATTTTATAGAAGAGGAGACCAACTGGTGTAACATGTTGTGGTCTGAAGTATACAACTCCTCTTCTTTATATCATCACAACCATCAAAGATACGTCTGACAAAGACAGACCTACTATAAGGTCCACTCAGTAGCTGTTTTGGAGCTTCAGATTGTGTCACACAATCGTACTTAGCAGAGGGAGTGGTGGTCTAAAGGTTAGAGCCCCAAAAGATTACTGGTTTGAGTGTAGAGCAGCACTCTCTCCTCATTACCAAACACAACGGGGCCTAAAGGCCATTATTCCACCCCTACTCTGCTCAAAACTAAAGGGGATGAAATGCAAACAGGAATTTTGatgcattatttaattaaaaaactaagTATTACAAACTAATCAAAAAGCTAATGTGACACTTTGGAAAATTCTGAtcagattttaaaatatgtaatataaataaaaatataaagtatctTTCCAAGATCTTCATAGGATAATATCTTTTTTAGAAGAGATTTGAATGCATTTGTcttgaaaaaaaccccaataacAGGCCTAAGCTTTATATGAGTTGACAATAATTTCAGCTTTAATGTTGGCGTACATGAAAAGCTCTGACAGCAGGGTGAAGAGAGACAGTAAACAGTCATAGTAACACTGGTGTTAAAAGCATAAACCATTGAGTTCTTCCCTTCTGTTTCAATACAGGTTTGAACTGGTCTGATCTTCCCGCTTAAACAACTTTGCTCTTTGTGAAGGAAAATGCCAAGATTGTGATGGACAAACCTGTTTTCTACTATGTGGATAAACCTCAGGCATTCAGCTGCATACAGTGTGGCCCTGTGACatttaatatgtgtgttttcatgctgaGGAACAAACTTTAAACACCTGTGTGTTATAAAACACGATTGAACTGTACAAAAATACCATTACATTCTCTCACCTGGGCTCATAATATAAGTAACAGCATTGCCTTTATGTCAGTGCTTAACTAATACAGTATAAACATGTGCAGAACGTTTGCTTgaatttttttacacatttacacttTCAAAACCCAACATTCAGCTGTATGTTTTATCTACATAAAACCTAGAtgagttttgttaaaaaatatatctcaacattcacattcaaatgaaaaccaaaacaatttcaattatttaattaaatgaatatataatgtaacaCTAATGAGAAAATGGATTTCTACCAGTTTTCAAAATTAGAGAATTCATATTAAAGATGGTAGAATCATTAAAGTTTAACTTTTAACCATGTTTTGCTTCCCACATGTCCAAATGACATATCTTTTAATTAtgttatgaaaatgaaacaacatcTCACTCATATATGTAGAGCTGCTGACCTGACACAGTTCAGGTTACAACAGCAGATATGTATCTCTACAGTGAAAGCATgttataatgactttttttcctatAACTCAAgcataatcatttatttactgtattgttAGAAATAGTCAAAAGAGTAGAGCAGTAAACAACAGTGCTGTGAGACCTATTTCATATAAGGCAACCCAGGAGAACAACactgtgttcatttatttgtagGTTATTCTTAAGCCTTGTATAAActcataaaataaaacttatttGGGCGTTCAGTCGAAATTAAGCAAATTTCCCtcttcattatatttatatttcggGTCAAAAattattgttgtttctgtttagaGGATGTGTGTTATTCTAATATTGGCccaaaataatgaatcattataTCAAGTGGTACACCCCTTTAAAAGTTACTCTTAAAAGTAAATCAATGCTGATTGTAGGTAATTCTCAGTAGTAAACAACTATAATACAATAGCAATGTAAACAATAGCAACAATGTGGATGGTCTGGATGGCGGAGGCTGGTTCAGACGTTGGTGATTTCAACACTCTTGAAGGTGTGCATCGGGCTGCCTTTGGCCCGGGGAACGGCCTGAACTCGGGCCTCTCTGGGCGGAGAGCCGCAGCTGCCGTGGAAGCCCAGACCTCTCTCCACAGAGTGGCTGTTGGCACGCAACCTCAGTGGACTCTGTAAATAAAAGGGCATTAAACAGAATGTGGAGtttatttctcaaaaacaaaaaaaaagcatgtgaccacattgtttaaatattatcaGCTGACATTGAAGTGAAACTGTCCAATAAAAACCTCGAAATTGCCAGAGGACTCACTTTAGATGAACAAATAGTTTCAGTTGCATTTCCGATACAAAAAGGATTTTTTAAGAATACCTATTTCACAAGACTAAAATGTCCAAACTTTAACATGCTACAACAACCAATTAAACAGATTTGTAAACAATTTCACCTTTCTAAAACTTGAAGCAAATTACACTTTCTCAAGTTTTTTAATCTAGCGTTCTCTTGCTGTTTCTCCAATGTTACCCTTCCAAAGCATTAAGGAAAAATGAGATATGCCTTTAATTCAAATCTTGAGCTGTGTAATTGTATAAGGTCTTCAAGTAGTTTTGctatgcagaaaaaaagcagctaCTAAAATAATTAGGGAAAAAATACTGTCCTTCTGCATGCATGTGTCgtctgagagagaaaagtgcGGTACCACCACATATTTATGTATGCAACAAAGTAACCCGGACATAATCAAACCATGTCTTAGATCACTAGAATGCAAGAAAACCTCCAGgaagataaatatatacaaaaacattttaactacTGTAAGTCTGGTGATGTTAAATAAAGGCATGTGTACATTTATAAGagtgtgaaatgaaatgatacCTTTCCTGATCTTCTCATCGACACCCTCTCTTCGGCAAAGCGTTTAACAGCCACAGGCGAAGAGGAACCGATAACTTCACCACTCTGCTCTGCATTGCTGTGAATACAaggaataaaaatattaatttatgtgCATGATGTTTAAGATTGAATCCTTAGATAatcacattcattttcaaatgcaacaaaataactggcaaatacatattttaatatcgTAGAACAAAATCACTTGTTGCTTTAAGAGCAGGATAGAATAGGAAAGTACGTAACAAGAGTTGAAGTGTTTTTAATCTACCTGTGAGGGACGGCGAGTGACTTCATCTCTTCGTACAGGTGTCGATGCAGCATGTGTTTGTTGCTGGGGATCCCCAGGGCTTTGGCCATGGTGTCTGTGTCAAAGGACGGGTCCAGAACCATCACAGCTCCGTGAATCCCTTTACCCTGAAGGTTGTCTGCAAACTCCTGGTGAGAACATAGAGAACACATATGCAGACTCAGTCTTGTCAACGGTCATATTggaatagatagatagatagatagatagatagatagatagatagatagatagatagatagatagatagatagatagatagatagatagatagatagatagatagatagatagatagatagatatccTTATCTTCGTGTcatgcccaaccctcatgggcaGATGTATTCACTAATTTGAGTTTTGAATAATAGTCAAATTAGTTCAAGGCAAACCACAATCATgggggtgtttttgttttagtgccAAAAGTTCCTCTAAAAATGGAAGAAGGAAAACTATTACTCATTTCCGATccggaaaaaaacacttgtggCAAGGCACTATTTTAAACTTAATTTCAATCGTCACATAGATACATGAACTTTGACCCCTGCATTAAACCAATCATAAGCATTAAGTAGCAGTGAGCTGCTGTAAAGCGTCGGGGAGAAACTAcagtgtctcactcaaggacgCTAAGACATCCGGACAGGAAGAGCCGGAGATCGAAGCTCCAACCTTGAGAGTGAAGGACAACTACCTCCACCCGCTGAACCACATCTGCTCAAATTATTGAGCGAAGGGGAATACCATCACTGACCTCCCACCCACCTTGAGGTCTATGTCTCTGATCCACTTCATTACTCTGTGACATGTCCAAACAATGGGGTCCCGGTCTTGGTGTTCACATTTTGCTCGCTGTGCCTGAAGGGCCtgggaaaacacaaaacacagataaCACTTATGTGGAAGGgaccaataaaaacacagagctaGGACAGGTAAAGATGATGGCCTACAGAGATAATGCTCCAGCGAAGGCTCCAGTGCGCCTCAAGCTACGATGGATAATTATGTAAATCACATCCAGTTTTGTGAGTGTAGTTGAGTTAAACGTTATGCAGTGGTTAAGGAACAGCTATTAGTTCCTTTTCATCTAGtctaatgtaaatgttaatctATAATCTGACCTCTTTATCAAAACTGAGTATCTGCAAGAGCTGTATTGCAATGAGCAGACTGGTCTGGTGGAACTGGTCGCTGATGTTGAGGAATCTCTCCAGGTCTCTGCGGCTCAGAGAGTTCAGCACTCGTCCGTCCACTAGATGAGTCTGGAAGGTCTGCGAGTACTGAGGCAACCCCACGTCACTCAGCCAAGACGTTGCAACCCAGTGATGGTCCATCTCGGACGCTTTCGATAGTCTAAAAGATGATTGGACAACACTTATCAGCAGTGGCAGAAgttttcagatcctttactCAAAAAAGAGTAGAATATCACACAGTCAAAATACCCCACTGCAAGTTGAATTCCTGAATTAAAAATAGACCTTAAAAGTACGCAAGAATGATGAGCTAAATGTACTTACAGTGTCAGAAATAAGTGCTAATAATGTATGAAAATTGTCCCTATGACTgttcaatattttattgttggattattattattattactgatgcattttattgttgtagctGGACCAGGCGAGAGGATTTTAACTATTTCATATACTGTTGTTGTGTGGTTTAATACCTTAATCTCTAAATGTATTGGATCAAATACTATTCTCTGGattgtagtgaagtagaagtatgaagtagCAATGAAAGGTAAACACTCAAGCAAGAATACCTCAGATTTGTACTTAATTACAGTACTTGGTTATTAAATGTACTAACTCTCCTCTTCCGATGCTGATAACTAATATTAAACTTCAGTTTTATGTTAGCTGCTGCTCACCCTTGGTCCCCTTCAGCTCTCCTGTAATCCTCAATGGCCAGTCTCAGTTTCCTGCGATGAATGGGGTTACTGATACCCAGACCCAGCTCCAAATCATCATCTGTCAGGCCTAACAGCACCTAGAAGAACCAAAATCCAGTTCTTAATCAAACAAGAGCAGCATCATACCACATTCTCAagcacaaagcaaacaaacttcCACTTGTATACCAAAGGTGTACCTTGCCACTTTTGACGTTTTCAGAGCAGGCTCGGATGTACATGGGCATTCCCATGACAACCTCCAGCCAGGCCTGGACTGCACCTGCCCTCCACAGCGACATGCATGTGTTTCGAGTGAGATCGGCCTGCTGGAGGCGGTCCAGCTGCTCCTCGCCGTCAGACAGGCTCTGCTGTGTGAGGCTGTCAGAGTCTGGATTGGTCAGGAGAAGTTATGGTTTGGCATACAGGAGGGGTTCAGGGTCAGAGGGATATGGAAATCAACAAAAGTGACTCATCTAGAAAAAGGGTTTACATCAAAATCAGAGGGCGTTTGCATTAGAAATACAAAGAATCTCTTTTGTATATCAACAACTGAAATTTTGTCTAAAAAACTAATTGAAATTGCACCAAATGGCCACTAGATAGAGCCAAACAATTCATTGTAGCTTCACCTCTCGTGTCTTTGGAAGAACTGTATTGAATATGGAAATAGTTTACCAggattattacaaaaataaattaaaaaaagtccaCAAAACTACACAATTGAGTCCATCTAAACCTGAATCTCAGAAGGAATacaatccatttatttttatttcattaaagtgtAGTAGTCCGGTGGGTTGTAAAACTACAGTACCATGTTTAGTAAAGTTGTTTAAATACTTCAGCAACCATCTGATGATTATGACGGGACTAAAGACCATTAGGATAATGTATTAGAGACACAGGGATTATTCATAAAACGTCATGCAGGAAAACACTGATTCATACTGAACAAACAAATCCAGGATGAACGCTGCGTGTTTACCTGATTCGTCTCCACATGCTGACAAAAACGCTGCATGCATAGTCCaccatttctttttcaaaaagatTTCCACAAGAAAATGACACAAACTTGAATTTCTCCAATGGACTTGAGTAGTATGAATAATCCCCAGAGTGCAGAAACAGACAGCTGGTAATCACAGATGAGGAGTTACTCACTGGCAGGAAAGAGTTGCCATTAGAAAtggcaggaggagagggagagacacgTTAGACTGGGACACAATAACAAGATTACTCATGGAACAGAAAACTACCACATAGGATGTATTCAGTtactagttttatttttaaaataagatttcatttcaattataattcatttttgaaaatgctAAAACCTCCTCAACATCTGGctgcaacagctgcagcagataaatatttgaagttaattcttctttgtattttttctttttaaataaaatacttcaaTAGATTTAATCTTTTATGCAACATCTCCTAAATTACAAAGCATTTAACATATAACTATTAGAGCCACATTTGCAAGAAATGAGGAGGGATTCTacataaagcaaaacaaaaacagcaaaaaaaacaataaaaggggCCGTGCATTCATAATGCAAGGAAGATAACTTTGCAAAGGGAAAAGGTAACACAGGAGCAACACAGGAGTATGGAGAATATAAACTTGATTGGCAATGAATGGACATCTAATTGAAGCACAGAGGGATCATGCAGGTGTTTAATGCGCATTCCTTCGTCTCATATTGGCACGTTAGATAGCTCTCAATAAGAAATGAGTCAGACATAAACAATGTTACGAGGCTAGTGCTAACAGTG
This portion of the Anoplopoma fimbria isolate UVic2021 breed Golden Eagle Sablefish chromosome 17, Afim_UVic_2022, whole genome shotgun sequence genome encodes:
- the LOC129105643 gene encoding kazrin-A-like, giving the protein MHAAFLSACGDESDSDSLTQQSLSDGEEQLDRLQQADLTRNTCMSLWRAGAVQAWLEVVMGMPMYIRACSENVKSGKVLLGLTDDDLELGLGISNPIHRRKLRLAIEDYRRAEGDQGLSKASEMDHHWVATSWLSDVGLPQYSQTFQTHLVDGRVLNSLSRRDLERFLNISDQFHQTSLLIAIQLLQILSFDKEALQAQRAKCEHQDRDPIVWTCHRVMKWIRDIDLKEFADNLQGKGIHGAVMVLDPSFDTDTMAKALGIPSNKHMLHRHLYEEMKSLAVPHSNAEQSGEVIGSSSPVAVKRFAEERVSMRRSGKSPLRLRANSHSVERGLGFHGSCGSPPREARVQAVPRAKGSPMHTFKSVEITNV